One part of the uncultured Bacteroides sp. genome encodes these proteins:
- a CDS encoding TonB family protein — protein MEPELAYYLKANIGIALFYAFYRLFFYKDTFFQWRRYAMLSFLVISTLYPLMNIQNWIKEQEPINLIATIYAQTILPGVEIRPDNGDKWTEIITNIVPYVYYLGVILLFTRFIIQLSSICILALRSKKTKINGITVRIPVKASAPFSFFRWIFISPELHTEKEAKEILVHEETHVQQMHSIDVILSEIITILCWINPFVWLLKREIRNNLEYMADDNVILSGHDTKSYQYHLLGLANQKAAANLYNSFNVLPLKNRITMMNKKRTKNIGKTKYAIFIPLAALLMLVSNIEAVARVTSKLTEDLDVSLTKNESVPEIASYTPAPITHATDSAKPKKSNIFTAVEEMPRYPGGEQALLKFIVANLKYPVEAQKAREEGKVYIRFTVNENGYVKDPTVLRSVSPLLDNEAKRIISTMPKWIPGKQKGKNVSVYYVIPILFKLDGSPTNLKRNASKKNQITVVGYGAKDNTSQETINEINSANPPLYILDGKEISGAEMKKLDPNSIQSINVLKNKAATDIYGDKGANGVILITLKN, from the coding sequence ATGGAACCGGAACTTGCATATTATCTTAAAGCAAATATTGGTATTGCTTTATTTTATGCTTTCTATCGTCTTTTCTTCTACAAGGATACATTCTTTCAGTGGAGAAGATATGCAATGCTCTCTTTTCTTGTAATTTCTACGCTTTATCCTTTAATGAATATACAAAACTGGATAAAGGAACAAGAACCTATAAACCTGATAGCAACTATTTACGCACAAACTATTTTACCTGGTGTGGAGATTAGGCCTGACAATGGTGACAAGTGGACTGAAATAATCACCAACATAGTACCATATGTCTATTATTTAGGAGTAATATTACTATTTACACGTTTTATAATTCAACTATCCAGTATTTGTATTCTGGCTTTACGCAGTAAGAAAACAAAGATCAACGGAATAACAGTGAGGATACCTGTAAAAGCCTCAGCACCTTTTTCATTTTTCCGCTGGATATTTATATCACCGGAATTGCATACGGAGAAAGAGGCTAAAGAGATTCTGGTACACGAAGAAACGCATGTACAACAAATGCATTCCATCGATGTAATTCTCAGTGAAATTATAACCATCTTATGTTGGATAAACCCATTTGTATGGTTACTAAAAAGAGAGATTCGTAACAATCTTGAGTACATGGCGGATGATAATGTAATTCTATCCGGACACGATACAAAGAGTTACCAATACCATTTATTAGGATTGGCAAATCAAAAGGCTGCAGCAAATTTATATAATAGTTTTAATGTATTACCTCTTAAAAACAGAATTACCATGATGAATAAAAAAAGAACAAAGAATATCGGTAAAACAAAGTATGCGATATTCATTCCTCTAGCAGCCTTACTAATGTTGGTAAGCAACATTGAAGCTGTTGCCAGAGTAACAAGTAAATTAACAGAAGATCTTGATGTGTCATTGACTAAAAATGAATCAGTACCTGAGATCGCATCTTACACACCAGCCCCAATAACGCATGCAACCGACTCTGCAAAGCCTAAAAAAAGCAATATTTTCACAGCAGTAGAAGAAATGCCTAGATATCCTGGTGGCGAACAAGCTTTATTAAAATTTATTGTAGCTAATCTTAAGTATCCTGTTGAAGCACAAAAAGCAAGAGAAGAGGGAAAAGTATATATACGTTTTACCGTAAACGAAAATGGCTATGTTAAAGACCCAACTGTGCTGAGAAGTGTATCACCTTTATTAGATAATGAAGCCAAAAGAATAATCAGTACTATGCCAAAGTGGATTCCGGGAAAACAAAAAGGGAAAAATGTTAGCGTATATTATGTTATACCTATTCTATTTAAGCTAGACGGTTCTCCTACCAATTTAAAAAGAAACGCTTCTAAAAAGAATCAAATTACAGTAGTTGGCTATGGAGCTAAAGACAATACATCTCAAGAAACAATAAACGAAATAAATAGTGCCAATCCTCCACTTTACATTTTGGATGGTAAGGAAATATCTGGTGCAGAAATGAAGAAGTTAGACCCTAATAGTATTCAATCGATTAATGTTTTAAAAAATAAGGCTGCTACTGATATATACGGAGATAAAGGCGCAAATGGCGTTATTTTGATTACTCTAAAAAATTAG
- a CDS encoding ABC transporter permease — MKEATFKDKISEGIHDLFYIWKREFQTTFRDQGVLIFFILVPLMYPLIYGFIYTNEVVREVPVIVVDDSHSSLSREFIRKVDATADVEIKTYCSNMEEAKQLMKERKAYGLIYIPSNFSKDIALGRQTKVSIYCDMSGLLYYKGILLSATAVSLDMNKNIKISRAGNTTNRQDEITAHPIDYDNVALFNPQNGFAAFLIPAVLILLIQQTLLLGIGLSAGTAREHNRFKDLVPINRHYNGTLRIVMGKGLSYFMVYSIISVYVLCVVPRIFNLNQIGQPDALTLFMLPYLAACIFFAMTASIAIRNRETCMLIFVFTSVPLLFISGISWPGAAIPTFWKYVSYIFPSTFGINGFVRINNMGASLNEISTEYKALWIQAGVYFLTTCWVYRWQILSSRKHVLDRYKEMKAKQQLSSREITD, encoded by the coding sequence ATGAAAGAAGCAACTTTCAAAGATAAGATATCAGAAGGAATTCATGACCTTTTTTATATATGGAAAAGGGAATTCCAGACAACTTTCAGAGATCAGGGAGTTTTGATCTTTTTCATTCTTGTGCCGCTTATGTATCCATTAATATATGGATTCATATATACAAATGAAGTAGTTCGTGAAGTTCCGGTTATAGTTGTTGATGACTCTCATTCTTCATTGAGCCGTGAATTTATACGAAAAGTTGATGCTACAGCCGATGTTGAAATAAAGACTTATTGCAGCAATATGGAAGAAGCAAAACAACTGATGAAAGAAAGGAAAGCTTATGGCTTAATATATATTCCAAGTAATTTCAGTAAAGACATTGCACTAGGGAGACAGACAAAAGTGAGCATCTATTGTGATATGAGCGGGTTACTTTACTATAAAGGCATTTTGCTTTCAGCCACTGCTGTATCCTTAGACATGAATAAGAATATTAAAATCAGTCGTGCCGGAAATACAACCAACCGACAAGATGAAATAACAGCACATCCAATAGATTACGATAATGTAGCTTTGTTTAATCCACAAAATGGTTTTGCAGCTTTTCTTATTCCGGCCGTACTTATTTTGTTGATACAGCAAACTTTATTGTTAGGTATTGGACTTTCAGCAGGAACAGCGCGCGAACATAATAGATTTAAGGACCTGGTGCCTATCAATCGTCATTATAACGGAACACTAAGAATTGTCATGGGTAAAGGCTTAAGCTACTTCATGGTATATTCCATTATATCTGTTTATGTGCTTTGCGTAGTTCCACGTATTTTCAATCTGAACCAGATTGGACAGCCAGATGCTTTAACTCTGTTTATGTTACCCTATCTGGCCGCTTGCATATTCTTTGCCATGACTGCTTCCATTGCCATTCGTAACAGAGAAACCTGCATGCTTATTTTTGTATTTACGTCTGTTCCTTTATTATTCATTTCTGGTATTTCATGGCCGGGAGCAGCTATTCCTACATTCTGGAAATATGTATCTTACATATTCCCTTCTACATTTGGGATCAACGGTTTTGTAAGAATCAACAATATGGGGGCATCATTAAATGAAATCTCCACAGAATATAAAGCCCTCTGGATACAGGCAGGAGTCTATTTTCTTACCACTTGCTGGGTTTATCGCTGGCAAATTCTGAGCAGTCGTAAGCATGTATTAGATCGATACAAAGAAATGAAAGCCAAACAACAACTCTCATCCAGAGAAATTACAGACTAA
- a CDS encoding ABC transporter ATP-binding protein has product MKEFFQILRRFIPPYKKFLILNILANVLSAILNIFSFSLIIPILQILFKLSDQVYKFIPWDADMSTKKIALNNFYYYVTELIKTYGPSKTLLILGLFLSIMTFMKTGTYILTFATIIPIRTGVVRDIRGQFYKKLLNLPLSFYSEERKGDIMARMSGDVQEIETSIMSSLDMIFKNPILIIMYFGTLLVISWELTLFTIAVLPGMGWLMGTIGKKLKKKSLIAQGQWSDMMSQMEETLGGLRIIKAFNAEHKMDDRFNRCNNEYRHTISRVNTRQQMSGPMSEFLGTVLIVIVLWFGGTLILRNSSTIDAPSFIFYLVILYSLINPLKDFSKAAYSIPKGLASMQRVDKILQAENSMEISKNPTPIKDLKDKIVYKDVSFKYESEYVLKHINLVIPKGKTVALVGQSGSGKSTLVDLLPRFYDVTEGEILIDGVNVKDTTLYDLRSVMGNVNQEAILFNDTFYHNIAFGVENATMEQVIEAAKIANAHEFIMASEKGYETNIGDRGGKLSGGQRQRISIARAILKNPPILILDEATSALDTESERMVQEALDNLMKNRTTIAIAHRLSTIKNADEICVLHEGEIVERGKHDELIELDGYYRRLCDMQGF; this is encoded by the coding sequence ATGAAAGAATTTTTCCAGATTTTAAGAAGGTTTATACCTCCTTACAAAAAGTTTTTGATACTTAATATCCTAGCTAATGTCCTTTCGGCAATACTTAATATTTTTTCATTTTCTCTCATAATTCCGATTCTGCAAATCTTGTTCAAACTCAGTGATCAGGTTTATAAGTTTATTCCGTGGGATGCAGACATGAGTACGAAAAAAATTGCTTTAAATAACTTCTACTATTATGTAACCGAGTTAATTAAAACATACGGACCTAGTAAGACCTTGCTTATCTTGGGGCTCTTTCTGTCTATTATGACATTTATGAAAACAGGTACCTATATACTAACTTTTGCAACGATTATCCCTATCAGAACGGGAGTTGTAAGAGATATACGTGGCCAGTTTTACAAAAAACTGCTTAACCTGCCTCTCAGCTTCTATTCAGAAGAACGCAAAGGAGATATCATGGCAAGAATGAGCGGTGACGTACAGGAAATTGAAACATCCATAATGAGTAGTCTTGATATGATATTTAAGAATCCTATTCTTATTATTATGTATTTCGGAACATTACTTGTTATTAGCTGGGAGCTCACCCTGTTTACAATAGCCGTACTTCCTGGAATGGGTTGGTTAATGGGAACTATAGGAAAGAAACTTAAAAAGAAATCACTTATTGCTCAGGGCCAATGGAGCGATATGATGTCACAAATGGAAGAAACTTTAGGTGGACTTCGTATTATTAAAGCATTCAATGCGGAGCATAAAATGGATGATCGTTTTAATCGCTGTAATAACGAATATCGCCATACAATAAGCCGTGTAAATACTCGTCAGCAGATGTCGGGCCCAATGAGCGAATTCCTAGGTACAGTGCTTATTGTAATTGTTTTGTGGTTTGGAGGAACATTGATTTTAAGAAATTCTTCGACTATTGATGCACCATCTTTTATTTTCTATCTGGTAATTCTTTACAGCCTTATTAACCCATTGAAAGATTTTTCGAAAGCAGCCTATTCTATACCAAAGGGACTTGCATCCATGCAACGTGTGGACAAGATCCTTCAGGCAGAAAATTCAATGGAAATTTCAAAGAATCCAACTCCTATCAAAGATCTAAAAGATAAGATTGTATACAAAGATGTTTCATTCAAATATGAATCAGAATATGTATTAAAGCATATTAATCTTGTTATTCCTAAAGGTAAAACGGTTGCTCTTGTAGGACAATCTGGTTCTGGAAAATCTACTCTTGTTGATCTTCTGCCCCGCTTTTACGATGTTACAGAAGGAGAAATTCTTATTGATGGTGTGAATGTGAAAGATACCACGCTGTATGACTTAAGAAGCGTTATGGGGAATGTAAACCAGGAAGCAATTTTGTTTAATGACACATTCTATCACAACATCGCTTTTGGAGTTGAAAATGCAACAATGGAGCAGGTTATTGAAGCTGCTAAGATTGCAAATGCACACGAGTTTATTATGGCTAGTGAAAAAGGCTATGAAACAAATATTGGCGACCGCGGAGGTAAACTGTCAGGTGGACAACGCCAGCGAATCAGTATTGCACGCGCCATACTTAAAAACCCTCCGATCCTGATTCTGGACGAAGCTACTTCTGCTCTTGATACAGAATCTGAACGTATGGTACAAGAAGCACTTGATAATTTGATGAAAAATCGCACAACGATTGCCATCGCTCACCGTTTATCTACTATTAAGAATGCTGACGAAATCTGCGTTCTTCATGAAGGTGAAATTGTAGAACGTGGAAAACATGATGAGTTAATTGAACTCGATGGTTATTACAGACGCCTGTGTGATATGCAAGGATTCTGA
- a CDS encoding BlaI/MecI/CopY family transcriptional regulator has protein sequence MDKLTNQEEEVMIYIWEIGPCYVKDIVTKFPEPYPPYTTIASIVKNLERKEYLSSKRYGNTYEYTPLIKETEYKKTFMSGVVRNYFENSYKEMVSFFAREHKISADELKEIINQIEKGKE, from the coding sequence ATGGATAAATTAACTAATCAGGAAGAAGAAGTAATGATCTACATTTGGGAGATAGGCCCATGCTATGTAAAAGACATTGTTACAAAGTTTCCCGAGCCATATCCTCCTTATACAACTATTGCTTCAATAGTGAAGAATCTTGAGAGGAAAGAATATCTATCCTCAAAAAGATATGGAAACACTTATGAATACACTCCTCTCATTAAAGAAACTGAATACAAAAAAACATTTATGAGCGGAGTTGTTCGTAATTACTTTGAAAACTCATACAAGGAAATGGTTTCTTTCTTTGCACGCGAACATAAAATTTCGGCAGACGAATTGAAAGAAATCATTAATCAGATAGAGAAAGGAAAAGAATAA
- a CDS encoding tetratricopeptide repeat protein — MKNQRLTFFLIAYSIFIFNANAQKVSIQQAIQQSNYPLAIQLIDKEKPTFDLEMQKVTCLKMMNNFSSAIPLLESISSRYPPNVYCLRELADCYQQIEDYKKSENCLQSALSLSPDNSVLLRLLGQNYEQEGKKDSAIVYYKKTIEKNQADFITAQKLAKLYLKKDQLEDVISLTDQYLKQDSLNVQMNKLSGAAYCLSHRYSKAIEQLQKIEAADSTYDTNYFLGMSHYGNNSYFNAIKYLKKVYQKDSTNLSNIYYLGHSYEECFNNPEAIEYLNKGICIAQKADSVLFNFYMTLSTAYHSEEKYKEEIATLTEAHKRMPTHSLLLYKIGSIYDIALKDEQNTKYYLELFISKIQQGVKDKYEKTGKDVDQMYLLSAKRRLDELKEKKLTQKNK, encoded by the coding sequence ATGAAAAATCAAAGGTTGACATTCTTTCTGATAGCATATAGCATTTTCATATTCAATGCTAATGCACAAAAGGTTTCAATACAGCAAGCTATACAACAATCTAATTATCCGTTGGCTATACAACTGATTGATAAAGAAAAGCCAACCTTTGATTTAGAGATGCAAAAGGTTACGTGCCTGAAAATGATGAATAACTTTTCAAGCGCAATACCTTTGCTTGAAAGTATATCTTCCCGATATCCACCCAATGTATATTGCTTAAGAGAACTAGCCGATTGTTATCAACAGATTGAAGATTATAAAAAATCAGAGAATTGTCTTCAAAGCGCATTAAGCCTATCTCCTGATAATTCTGTATTACTGCGGTTATTAGGACAGAACTACGAACAGGAAGGCAAAAAAGATTCTGCCATTGTTTATTATAAAAAGACAATAGAAAAGAATCAGGCAGATTTTATTACCGCACAAAAGCTGGCAAAACTATATCTGAAAAAAGATCAGTTGGAAGATGTTATAAGTTTAACGGATCAATATCTTAAACAAGATTCACTCAATGTTCAAATGAATAAACTTAGCGGGGCTGCTTATTGTCTTTCACACCGATATTCAAAAGCCATTGAGCAATTACAGAAGATCGAAGCAGCTGACAGTACTTACGACACAAATTATTTCCTGGGAATGAGTCACTACGGAAATAATAGTTATTTCAATGCCATAAAATATCTCAAAAAGGTATATCAAAAAGATAGTACCAACCTCAGTAATATATACTACTTAGGGCATTCTTATGAGGAATGTTTCAATAATCCAGAAGCGATAGAATACTTAAACAAAGGAATCTGCATTGCACAAAAGGCAGATTCGGTACTTTTTAATTTTTATATGACTCTTTCAACAGCCTATCATTCTGAAGAAAAATATAAAGAAGAAATTGCTACTTTGACAGAAGCTCACAAACGCATGCCCACTCATTCGCTTTTACTCTACAAGATTGGCTCAATATATGACATAGCACTGAAAGACGAGCAGAACACGAAATATTATCTGGAATTATTTATCAGTAAGATTCAGCAAGGAGTAAAAGACAAATACGAGAAAACTGGGAAAGACGTAGATCAGATGTATCTTTTATCTGCAAAAAGAAGGCTGGATGAACTAAAAGAAAAGAAACTAACCCAAAAGAATAAATAA
- a CDS encoding outer membrane beta-barrel family protein, producing MKKNLLTLLLLLLCLTAKAQSEKPVLFTVKGVLLDSISKAGEPYSTIRIFKKTVPNKPIKVLTTDLNGKFTQKISEEGNLVISFTSVGKSVVYKEFLVQPNSTTIDLGVIYTKENAKELKGVEVVAQKPLVKTEIDKLAYNIEDDPDSKTSSTLEMLRKVPLVTVDGEDKIQVNGSSKFKVYVNGKPNNMISNNPTEVLKSMPASSIKSIEVITNPGAKYDAEGVAGILNIVTFGKGMQGYTTTFNAGASTTGRNAGIYSTVQSGKFTVTGNYYYNYYKSSGDVDTYSKREDITSTTNKYLTNKSVSDYKGNYNSGNIEASYEIDSLRLITFSGSLYGGNSKNNSTGNTEMEDANLNSMYSYNTINSGKDNYMSIDASLDYQRTFKKKDELLILSYKLNGSPQKSDAYTYYKDILNYPSQLYDMHTKGDPSTTEHTFQCDYTYPITKEQTLELGAKYIIRNSDSDNKYYTTNSGSEDFKENKDKSSKYSHLQDIVAAYAGYSLKHKSFGFKTGLRYEYTMMDVKYYSAKGEDFNKRFSDLVPSANISYQIAPTQTLKASYNMRISRPGIWYLNPFINDADPKNISYGNSKLDSEKSHSFGLNYSSFTQKFNINLSLGHTFVNNSIESYSFIKDGIVNNTYDNIGKWSSTRLSSYINWNMTPKTRIFMNGNTSYDDFNSDKMDQSNHGFNFYIGGGIQQNLPYDLRLSLNGGGSGSSIGLQGKRSGYKYYGISLNKLMLNKRLTISVYARNLFNKNLTFTSTTETPSFHYYSETTYPMRSFGINISYRIGELSAAVKKTAKSIQNDDVKGGGSNTGGGAPSGN from the coding sequence ATGAAAAAAAACTTATTAACTCTACTACTACTTTTATTGTGTCTCACAGCAAAGGCACAATCAGAAAAACCTGTATTATTTACAGTAAAAGGAGTATTGCTGGATTCTATTTCAAAAGCCGGAGAGCCCTACTCTACCATACGGATTTTTAAAAAGACAGTACCAAATAAACCAATAAAAGTCCTCACGACCGACCTTAATGGAAAATTCACACAAAAAATATCCGAAGAAGGCAATCTGGTTATATCATTTACTTCCGTAGGTAAGAGTGTAGTATATAAAGAGTTTTTAGTACAGCCTAATTCCACAACTATAGACCTCGGCGTTATCTACACAAAGGAAAATGCAAAAGAATTAAAAGGTGTTGAAGTCGTAGCGCAAAAGCCTTTAGTAAAAACAGAAATAGATAAACTTGCTTATAACATCGAAGATGACCCAGATTCAAAAACAAGCAGCACATTGGAAATGTTACGAAAAGTACCTTTGGTTACAGTAGATGGCGAAGATAAAATACAGGTTAATGGCAGCAGTAAGTTTAAAGTATATGTAAACGGTAAGCCAAACAATATGATAAGCAATAACCCCACTGAGGTTTTAAAAAGCATGCCGGCAAGCTCTATTAAATCAATAGAAGTTATCACTAATCCAGGAGCTAAATATGATGCCGAAGGAGTAGCAGGAATATTAAATATAGTTACTTTCGGCAAAGGAATGCAAGGATACACCACTACATTCAATGCAGGTGCAAGTACAACTGGGAGAAATGCCGGGATCTATTCTACTGTACAATCGGGTAAATTCACTGTTACAGGAAACTACTATTATAACTATTATAAATCTTCCGGTGATGTGGACACATATAGTAAACGTGAAGATATTACTTCTACAACAAATAAATATCTGACCAATAAATCAGTTTCCGATTATAAAGGGAATTACAACTCCGGAAATATTGAAGCTAGTTATGAAATTGATTCATTACGATTAATCACATTCTCTGGTAGTTTATACGGAGGAAACAGCAAAAATAATTCAACCGGAAATACAGAAATGGAAGATGCTAATCTTAATTCAATGTACAGCTACAACACTATAAATTCGGGTAAAGACAACTATATGAGCATTGATGCCAGTCTTGATTATCAACGAACATTCAAAAAGAAAGACGAACTTCTTATTCTATCATACAAACTCAATGGTTCTCCACAAAAATCTGATGCATATACATATTATAAAGACATTCTAAACTACCCATCTCAGTTATATGATATGCACACAAAAGGAGATCCCAGTACAACAGAACATACTTTCCAATGCGATTACACTTATCCTATAACCAAAGAGCAGACTCTTGAATTGGGAGCCAAATACATAATCCGTAATAGTGATAGTGATAATAAATATTACACTACAAATTCGGGAAGCGAAGACTTTAAAGAAAATAAAGATAAAAGTAGCAAATACAGTCACCTTCAGGATATTGTAGCTGCTTATGCCGGATATAGTTTGAAACATAAGAGTTTTGGATTCAAAACAGGCTTGCGTTATGAATATACTATGATGGACGTTAAATACTATAGCGCTAAAGGAGAAGATTTCAATAAACGCTTCAGCGACTTGGTTCCATCAGCTAATATCTCGTACCAGATTGCTCCTACCCAAACATTAAAGGCTTCTTATAATATGAGAATCAGTCGACCAGGTATTTGGTATCTGAATCCTTTTATTAATGATGCCGATCCTAAAAATATCAGTTATGGTAATTCAAAATTGGATAGTGAAAAAAGCCATTCATTTGGATTGAACTATAGCAGTTTCACTCAAAAGTTTAATATTAATCTTTCTTTGGGACATACATTTGTTAATAACAGCATAGAGTCTTATTCTTTCATAAAGGACGGTATTGTTAACAACACGTATGACAATATTGGTAAATGGTCATCAACACGTTTATCATCTTATATAAACTGGAATATGACTCCTAAAACCAGAATATTCATGAATGGAAATACAAGTTATGATGACTTTAATAGTGATAAAATGGATCAATCTAACCATGGGTTCAATTTCTATATCGGCGGTGGAATACAACAAAACTTGCCATACGACCTGAGATTAAGCTTAAATGGAGGAGGCAGCGGATCTTCCATCGGACTTCAAGGAAAGAGATCAGGATATAAATATTATGGAATAAGCCTGAATAAGTTAATGCTTAATAAGAGACTGACAATCTCGGTATATGCTCGTAATTTGTTTAACAAGAACCTTACATTCACTTCTACTACAGAAACTCCAAGTTTCCACTATTACAGCGAGACTACTTATCCGATGCGCAGTTTTGGAATTAATATCAGCTATAGAATCGGAGAACTTTCTGCAGCTGTGAAGAAAACTGCTAAATCAATTCAGAATGATGATGTTAAAGGTGGAGGTAGTAATACCGGAGGAGGAGCTCCTTCAGGAAACTAA
- a CDS encoding Mrp/NBP35 family ATP-binding protein — MTLYPKLILDALSNVRYPGTGKDIVSSGMVDDDIRIEGMKVSFSLIFEKPTDPFIKSLVKSAETAILTYVSKDVEIVGNISVVAVQKPRPEVAKLLPDVKNVIAISSGKGGVGKSTVSANLAVALAKLGYKVGLLDADIFGPSMPKMFQVEDARPFLERVEGRDLIIPVEKYGVKLLSIGFFVNPDQATVWRGGMASNALKQLIADANWGELDYFLIDLPPGTSDIHLTIVQTVALTGAIVVSTPQAVALADARKGIDMFTNDKVNVPILGLVENMSWFTPAELPENKYYIFGKEGAKLLSEEMNIPLLGQIPIVQSICEGGDSGVPVALNEDSITGQAFLALAENVVSQINIRNEKLAPTKIVEMHK, encoded by the coding sequence ATGACACTTTATCCTAAACTTATACTCGACGCGCTAAGTAATGTGCGTTACCCCGGAACAGGCAAGGACATTGTTTCTTCCGGAATGGTGGATGACGATATTCGCATTGAAGGTATGAAGGTTTCTTTCTCTTTGATTTTTGAGAAACCTACTGATCCGTTTATTAAATCGTTAGTGAAATCTGCTGAAACTGCAATTCTTACTTATGTGAGTAAGGATGTGGAAATTGTGGGTAATATTAGCGTGGTAGCAGTTCAGAAACCTCGCCCTGAGGTGGCAAAGCTTTTACCTGATGTAAAGAATGTAATTGCTATTTCTTCCGGAAAAGGGGGAGTAGGTAAATCTACTGTATCTGCAAACCTTGCTGTTGCCTTGGCAAAACTGGGTTATAAAGTAGGCTTGCTGGATGCCGATATTTTTGGTCCTTCAATGCCAAAGATGTTTCAGGTAGAGGATGCCCGTCCTTTCCTTGAGAGAGTGGAAGGAAGAGATCTAATTATACCTGTAGAAAAGTATGGCGTAAAACTATTATCTATCGGCTTCTTTGTTAATCCCGATCAGGCTACTGTGTGGCGTGGAGGTATGGCAAGTAATGCGCTGAAACAATTAATAGCAGATGCTAACTGGGGCGAACTGGATTATTTCCTTATCGACCTTCCTCCGGGAACCAGTGATATTCACCTGACTATTGTTCAGACAGTTGCTTTAACCGGAGCAATTGTAGTCAGTACTCCTCAGGCTGTGGCATTAGCTGATGCCCGTAAAGGTATTGATATGTTTACCAATGATAAGGTAAATGTTCCTATCCTGGGATTGGTGGAAAATATGTCGTGGTTTACTCCTGCTGAGTTACCTGAAAATAAATATTATATTTTCGGAAAAGAAGGTGCCAAACTACTATCTGAAGAGATGAATATTCCTCTTCTTGGTCAGATTCCAATCGTTCAAAGTATTTGTGAAGGTGGAGATAGTGGCGTTCCTGTTGCACTGAATGAAGACTCAATTACCGGTCAGGCATTTCTTGCACTGGCAGAAAATGTAGTGAGTCAGATAAATATACGTAATGAGAAATTAGCTCCGACTAAGATTGTTGAAATGCATAAGTAA
- the trmB gene encoding tRNA (guanosine(46)-N7)-methyltransferase TrmB: protein MGKNKLQKFADMRSYPHVFEYPYSIVDEFPFEMKGKWGKEFFKNDNPIVLELGCGRGEYTVGLGRMFPDKNFIGVDIKGSRMWSGASDSLKEGLNNVAFLRTNIEIIDRFFAEGEVSEIWLTFSDPQMKKATKRLTSTFFMERYRKFLIPDGIIHLKTDSNFMFTYTNYMVQENKFPVLFVTEDLYHSGLVDDILGIQTYYEQQWLDRGLNIKYLKFNLPQEGALKEPEQEIELDTYRSYNRSKRSGKKTTLAFEDEQLENE from the coding sequence ATGGGAAAAAATAAATTACAGAAATTTGCTGATATGCGGAGCTATCCGCACGTATTCGAATATCCATATTCAATTGTGGATGAATTTCCTTTTGAAATGAAAGGGAAATGGGGAAAAGAATTTTTTAAGAATGATAATCCAATTGTGCTCGAATTAGGCTGCGGACGAGGAGAATATACAGTGGGACTGGGACGCATGTTTCCTGATAAAAACTTTATTGGCGTGGACATTAAGGGTTCACGAATGTGGAGTGGTGCTTCCGATTCTCTGAAAGAAGGGCTGAACAATGTAGCTTTCCTGCGTACAAACATTGAGATTATCGACCGCTTTTTTGCGGAAGGTGAAGTGAGCGAAATCTGGCTTACTTTCTCTGATCCTCAAATGAAGAAAGCAACCAAGCGATTAACTTCAACTTTCTTCATGGAACGTTACCGCAAATTCCTGATTCCTGATGGAATTATCCATCTGAAGACTGACAGTAACTTCATGTTTACTTATACAAACTACATGGTTCAGGAGAATAAATTCCCAGTACTGTTTGTTACTGAAGATTTATACCATTCTGGTTTGGTAGATGATATTCTAGGAATTCAGACTTATTACGAACAACAATGGCTGGACAGAGGATTAAATATAAAATATCTTAAGTTTAACCTTCCTCAGGAAGGTGCTTTAAAAGAACCTGAACAAGAAATTGAACTGGATACCTATCGTAGCTACAACCGTAGTAAACGAAGCGGTAAAAAGACAACGTTAGCTTTTGAAGATGAACAATTAGAAAATGAATAA